In the Maribacter sp. MJ134 genome, one interval contains:
- a CDS encoding CvpA family protein has product MNFLDIVLGLLLLWGLWKGLKNGLFVEIASLIALIAGIYGAIHFSYITGDYLYERMDWNERYISITAFVITFILIVILVHTAGKFLTKIANFAMLGLLNKIAGALFGALKVAVILGALLIFFDRINENIGLVDDELKKESALYQPVKDLGAFVFDYVLQAKSDLEHNV; this is encoded by the coding sequence ATGAATTTTTTAGATATCGTCCTTGGTCTACTGCTTCTTTGGGGACTCTGGAAGGGATTAAAAAATGGTCTTTTCGTGGAGATAGCCTCTTTAATAGCATTGATTGCCGGAATTTATGGAGCCATCCATTTTTCCTATATCACTGGAGATTATCTTTATGAGCGTATGGATTGGAATGAGCGTTACATCAGTATTACCGCATTTGTAATCACTTTTATTTTAATAGTCATACTCGTTCATACCGCCGGTAAATTTTTAACCAAAATTGCCAATTTTGCCATGCTCGGCCTTTTAAACAAAATTGCCGGAGCTCTTTTTGGAGCCCTAAAAGTGGCCGTAATTCTTGGGGCGCTCCTAATTTTCTTTGACCGTATCAATGAAAACATAGGCTTGGTAGATGATGAGCTCAAAAAGGAATCTGCCTTGTACCAACCTGTGAAGGACCTCGGAGCCTTTGTCTTTGATTACGTGTTGCAAGCTAAATCCGATTTGGAACACAACGTATAA